The proteins below are encoded in one region of Bacillus vallismortis:
- the murG gene encoding undecaprenyldiphospho-muramoylpentapeptide beta-N-acetylglucosaminyltransferase → MRIAISGGGTGGHIYPALAFIKEVQRRHPEVEFLYIGTENGLEKKIVERENIPFRSIEITGFKRKLSFENVKTVMRFLKGVKKSKSYLAEFKPDAVIGTGGYVCGPVVYAAAKMGIPTIVHEQNSLPGITNKFLAKYVNKVAICFEEAKSHFPNEKVVFTGNPRASEVVSIKTGRSMAEFGLSEEKKTVLIFGGSRGAAPINRAVIDMQDALKTRNYQVLYITGEVHYEKVMSELKTKGAADHMVTKPFLHQMPEYLKAIDVIVARAGATTIAEITALGIPSVLIPSPYVTANHQEVNARSLGQQDAAIVLKETELTGEKLIAALDRIVLNEQTLKEMSERTKSLGVPDAAARLYNVLEELKK, encoded by the coding sequence ATGCGAATAGCAATAAGCGGAGGCGGTACTGGAGGACACATTTATCCTGCACTTGCTTTTATTAAAGAAGTACAACGCCGTCATCCTGAAGTGGAATTTTTATATATCGGAACAGAAAACGGGCTGGAGAAAAAAATAGTTGAGCGGGAGAATATACCGTTCCGTTCAATTGAAATTACAGGCTTTAAAAGAAAGCTGTCATTTGAAAACGTCAAAACTGTGATGCGTTTTCTGAAGGGTGTAAAAAAGAGCAAATCGTATTTAGCAGAATTTAAGCCCGATGCCGTCATTGGAACGGGCGGTTACGTATGCGGGCCGGTTGTCTATGCTGCAGCGAAAATGGGAATTCCGACTATTGTCCATGAACAAAATAGCCTGCCAGGGATCACGAATAAGTTTCTTGCAAAATATGTTAATAAAGTAGCGATCTGTTTTGAAGAAGCAAAATCACATTTTCCTAACGAGAAAGTTGTATTTACGGGAAACCCGAGAGCCTCTGAAGTCGTCTCAATAAAGACGGGCCGTTCAATGGCTGAATTTGGGCTTTCTGAAGAGAAAAAAACGGTCTTAATTTTCGGCGGAAGCCGAGGCGCCGCACCGATTAACCGTGCTGTCATTGATATGCAGGACGCGCTGAAAACAAGAAACTATCAAGTGCTGTATATTACCGGTGAAGTTCACTATGAAAAAGTGATGAGTGAGCTGAAAACCAAAGGTGCCGCTGATCATATGGTCACAAAGCCGTTTCTTCATCAAATGCCGGAGTATTTAAAGGCCATTGATGTCATTGTGGCCAGAGCCGGTGCGACGACGATTGCTGAAATTACTGCTCTTGGAATCCCGAGTGTGCTGATTCCAAGCCCATACGTAACAGCGAATCACCAGGAGGTCAATGCGAGATCTCTCGGCCAGCAAGATGCGGCGATTGTTCTGAAAGAAACAGAGCTTACCGGAGAAAAGCTGATTGCTGCGCTTGACCGGATTGTGCTAAATGAGCAAACGTTAAAGGAAATGAGCGAACGGACAAAGTCACTCGGCGTTCCTGACGCGGCTGCCCGTTTATACAACGTACTCGAAGAATTGAAAAAATAA
- the spoVE gene encoding stage V sporulation protein E, translated as MTTKKTSPDLLLVIITLLLLTIGLIMVYSASAVWADYKFDDSFFFAKRQLLFAGIGVIAMFFIMNVDYWTWRTWSKLLMVICFFLLVLVLIPGVGMVRNGSRSWIGVGAFSIQPSEFMKLAMIAFLAKFLSEKQKNITSFKRGFVPALGIVFSAFLIIMCQPDLGTGTVMVGTCIVMIFVAGARIAHFVFLGLIGLSGFVGLVLSAPYRIKRITSYLNPWEDPLGSGFQIIQSLYAVGPGGLFGMGLGQSRQKFFYLPEPQTDFIFAILSEELGFIGGTLILLLFSVLLWRGIRIALGAPDLYGSFVAVGIISMIAIQVMINIGVVTGLIPVTGITLPFLSYGGSSLTLMLMAVGVLLNVSRYSRY; from the coding sequence TTGACTACTAAAAAAACATCGCCTGATTTGTTATTGGTCATCATTACGTTATTATTATTAACAATCGGATTAATTATGGTGTACAGTGCGAGTGCTGTATGGGCGGATTATAAATTTGACGACTCTTTCTTTTTCGCGAAACGGCAGCTTCTGTTTGCGGGGATCGGCGTCATTGCCATGTTTTTTATCATGAATGTTGATTATTGGACTTGGAGGACATGGTCCAAATTACTGATGGTTATCTGCTTTTTCCTCCTGGTGCTTGTTTTGATACCAGGCGTCGGCATGGTGCGGAATGGCTCCAGAAGCTGGATCGGAGTCGGAGCATTCAGCATACAGCCTTCAGAGTTTATGAAGCTTGCGATGATTGCATTCCTTGCTAAATTTCTCTCTGAAAAGCAAAAAAACATAACATCATTCAAACGGGGGTTTGTCCCGGCACTTGGCATTGTGTTTTCAGCTTTTTTGATTATCATGTGCCAGCCTGACCTTGGAACGGGGACAGTAATGGTCGGAACTTGTATTGTCATGATTTTTGTGGCCGGCGCGCGCATCGCCCATTTCGTCTTTCTCGGGCTCATCGGACTCAGCGGATTTGTTGGGCTCGTCCTATCAGCTCCATATCGGATAAAGCGGATTACCTCCTACTTAAATCCATGGGAAGATCCGCTCGGCAGCGGTTTCCAAATCATTCAGTCGCTTTATGCAGTGGGGCCCGGCGGATTGTTCGGAATGGGGCTTGGGCAAAGCCGACAGAAGTTCTTTTATTTGCCTGAGCCGCAAACAGACTTTATTTTCGCCATACTGTCAGAGGAACTTGGCTTTATCGGGGGAACCCTTATTTTGCTCCTCTTCAGCGTTCTGCTGTGGAGAGGGATCAGAATTGCGCTCGGTGCGCCTGATTTGTACGGAAGCTTTGTCGCAGTCGGCATTATTTCAATGATTGCCATTCAAGTCATGATTAATATAGGTGTAGTAACAGGCCTTATTCCGGTAACAGGCATCACGCTGCCGTTTTTGAGCTATGGAGGTTCTTCATTGACCTTGATGCTGATGGCAGTCGGCGTTCTGCTGAACGTGAGCCGATACTCGAGGTATTAG
- the murD gene encoding UDP-N-acetylmuramoyl-L-alanine--D-glutamate ligase translates to MENDQFLQNQHFLILGLAKSGYAAASILHDKGIYVAVNDQKPFEENEPAQKLSEKGIEVVCGEHPVSLFDQHQITVLIKNPGIPYENIMVQEAEKRGIPVWTEIELAYYLTNAKFIGITGSNGKTTTTTLIYEMLKADSQKALIAGNIGTVASEVAYHADGDEWIVTELSSFQLMGTHAFRPEISLILNIFDAHLDYHHTRKNYEKAKQKVYLHQTASDKAVVNQDDETVVRLAEAGKAAIIPFSVSKRLEKGAYAKDGMLMFNGEAILPLEEVVLPGTHNMENILAAIAVVKTAGVSNEAVKKVLTSFTGVKHRLQYVTTVKDRKFYNDSKATNILATTKALSAFDKPVILLAGGLDRGNGFDDLKPYMKHVKAVLTFGQTAPKLEELGNEMGIQHVKRVDNVEQAVSAAFALSNEGDVILLSPACASWDQFKTFEERGDMFIDAVHMLK, encoded by the coding sequence GTGGAAAACGATCAATTTTTACAGAATCAGCATTTTTTAATCCTGGGACTTGCGAAAAGCGGGTATGCGGCGGCATCTATTCTTCATGACAAGGGCATTTATGTTGCAGTCAATGACCAAAAGCCTTTTGAAGAAAACGAACCAGCGCAAAAGCTTTCTGAAAAAGGAATTGAGGTTGTTTGCGGAGAGCATCCTGTTTCTCTGTTCGATCAGCATCAAATCACGGTTCTGATCAAAAATCCTGGCATTCCTTATGAAAATATTATGGTACAGGAAGCGGAAAAAAGAGGCATTCCGGTTTGGACGGAAATAGAGCTCGCTTACTACCTGACAAACGCCAAGTTTATCGGGATTACCGGATCAAACGGAAAAACGACCACGACAACGCTGATTTATGAAATGCTCAAAGCTGACTCGCAAAAAGCACTGATTGCCGGAAACATCGGCACAGTCGCAAGTGAGGTTGCCTATCATGCTGATGGGGATGAATGGATCGTTACTGAACTGTCATCGTTTCAGCTGATGGGAACACACGCTTTCAGACCGGAAATCAGCTTGATTTTAAACATATTTGACGCTCATTTGGATTATCACCATACGCGAAAAAACTATGAAAAAGCGAAACAGAAAGTGTACCTTCATCAGACTGCTTCAGATAAAGCCGTTGTCAACCAGGATGATGAAACCGTCGTGCGGCTGGCTGAGGCCGGAAAAGCCGCCATCATTCCTTTTTCAGTCAGCAAAAGGCTTGAAAAGGGCGCTTACGCAAAAGACGGTATGTTGATGTTCAACGGAGAAGCTATTCTTCCTCTTGAAGAAGTTGTGCTGCCCGGGACTCATAACATGGAGAACATTCTAGCTGCCATCGCAGTTGTGAAAACGGCAGGAGTGTCAAACGAAGCTGTCAAAAAGGTGCTGACAAGCTTTACTGGCGTGAAGCACCGTCTACAATATGTCACAACAGTGAAAGACCGCAAGTTTTATAATGACAGTAAAGCAACAAACATTTTGGCGACAACCAAGGCGCTTTCAGCATTTGACAAACCGGTCATTCTGCTTGCGGGCGGACTGGATCGCGGAAATGGTTTTGATGATTTAAAACCGTATATGAAGCATGTCAAAGCGGTGCTTACATTTGGCCAGACAGCACCGAAACTCGAGGAGCTCGGCAATGAGATGGGAATACAACATGTCAAACGTGTCGATAATGTTGAACAAGCAGTATCTGCGGCGTTTGCGCTCTCAAATGAAGGCGATGTCATCCTGCTGTCACCTGCGTGTGCGAGCTGGGATCAATTCAAAACATTTGAAGAACGCGGTGACATGTTTATAGATGCCGTGCATATGCTTAAGTAA